One Acaryochloris thomasi RCC1774 DNA window includes the following coding sequences:
- a CDS encoding AAA family ATPase, producing MDLSVSQIQHLSGQEIYQRLSDNIEQVVKGQSAAIRKLLAAFVSGGHVLLEDYPGTGKTTLAKALAQSVDVSFKRIQFTPDLLPSDILGVSILDPVERSFHFHEGPIFANIVLADEINRASPRTQSALLEAMAESQVSIDGNLRKLCAPFFVIATQNPVDSRGTYPLPEAQMDRFALQFSLGYLSPEAEIEILSQQIQEHPIEKLAPCLSLENILTLKQQVKQVRVSPELKRYVVDIVNATRQVEDVQLGASPRGSIALMKIAQALALFDGYEFVTPEQIQEIAVPVIAHRLVMEPQAKFSGQTAEGVVQEIVQAVPVPA from the coding sequence ATGGATTTGTCGGTATCTCAAATACAGCACTTGTCAGGACAGGAGATTTATCAACGTCTCTCTGACAATATTGAACAAGTGGTCAAAGGACAGTCTGCCGCCATTCGAAAACTACTAGCCGCCTTTGTCAGTGGCGGTCACGTGTTGCTCGAAGATTATCCCGGCACAGGCAAAACGACTTTAGCAAAGGCCCTCGCCCAGTCCGTCGATGTATCGTTCAAGCGCATTCAATTTACGCCGGATTTGCTGCCGTCTGATATTCTTGGCGTTTCAATTTTAGATCCGGTGGAGCGTTCTTTCCATTTTCATGAGGGGCCGATTTTTGCCAATATAGTGCTGGCAGACGAGATAAATCGCGCGTCACCCCGCACCCAGTCTGCCCTCTTAGAAGCAATGGCAGAATCTCAGGTCAGCATTGATGGCAATTTGAGAAAGCTGTGCGCCCCTTTCTTTGTGATTGCCACCCAGAATCCAGTGGACTCCCGAGGTACCTATCCTCTGCCCGAAGCGCAAATGGATCGCTTCGCTTTGCAGTTCAGCTTGGGCTATCTCTCGCCGGAAGCTGAAATCGAGATTTTATCGCAGCAAATTCAGGAGCACCCGATCGAGAAGCTCGCTCCCTGCCTGTCGTTAGAAAATATTTTGACCCTCAAACAGCAGGTGAAGCAGGTGAGAGTCAGTCCAGAACTGAAGCGCTACGTGGTAGATATCGTTAACGCAACCCGTCAGGTAGAGGACGTTCAGCTCGGTGCCAGCCCGCGAGGATCTATCGCCCTGATGAAAATTGCTCAAGCCCTAGCTCTCTTTGATGGTTATGAGTTTGTAACACCAGAACAGATTCAGGAAATCGCAGTCCCCGTGATCGCTCATCGATTGGTCATGGAACCTCAGGCTAAGTTTTCGGGGCAAACTGCCGAAGGTGTGGTGCAGGAAATTGTGCAAGCAGTTCCCGTTCCGGCTTAG